From Solanum stenotomum isolate F172 chromosome 2, ASM1918654v1, whole genome shotgun sequence:
aaaaaaaaaccaatatTGACTTGTTTCTCCACCACCTGGGTAACATCCAAAATAAATACCTATAATACAAATGACACATATACCCCACGTCATGAACGTAGGCGCACCTCATTTTGGGCCCTAAAAACGTAATAACAATTTCGTAACAAAACGCAGGCGGCTCACGCCACCACTTGAACACGGAGTCCAATTATTGTTGTTCACCCAAATTCTTTTTCTACAATTCACCTTTTTTTGCCCTATTCCCAAATTCCATCTTCTCTTCAAAAAGAACCTCAAAATCCATGGAGGTTTTCAATCAATTTCTGCAATTCCGATAAATTTAACTATCGTTATCTGCAGTTTTTCCTTCTATCTCTACAATATACATACCGgcgaaactttttttttttttttgtgtatgtatatgtgtgtttgAATTGTTAGGGGCATGGAGGTGGTTGAGGTGACAGGTACAAAGCCGATCCAGTTGGTGAGAGCTAAATCGAACCAGGATCGGATTAAGGTGAAGAGAAAAACGCTCGAGGCTGTGCTGCAGGAATGCCAACGAGCTCTTGAATTGCTTAGTACTACTGGTTCCGTTGAGGAGGACACCGATGAATCCAATTCTAGCAGTGATGTTGACCGGGATTCTTTGGATGACTCCGGTCAAGGCTCCTCTACTCCGTCTGCCGATGTTGAGACCGATGAGGTCAGCGTTAATTATTAATTCTGTCCATAGTTGTGAAATAGTAGTTGTTAATTTCTTTTTCAGCTGTATTCGCtgtgaaatattttgtatatatgctAAAAAGTGTTTGAATTGATTTAGTTGGCATCTTTTAATGTAAAACATGAGCTGAGCTGGAAAAGAGATTATACAGCGATTAACTGTTGCtgagaaatttgaaaattcatcTACTTcgattgaagaaaaaaatagagaagagatGTAAAGCATATGGTTATATATGCTAAGTTAGCTAGAAAGTCCTATTAGCAAATATTAGGTTATATCAGGAGAGTTGTAGAAATCAAGCTGTATGTACTTCCGTATACTCATCATAGTCGGAGAACTGTAAGGTGCTTTTGAATATCACTGCTATAATTATCATAATTGCATTCATTTTGTGGTTCTAATTTGAGACAGTTTTTGTACGTGTACTGCTGCCTTAATCTCTAAAAGGGTTTTTAGTTTCGGACTTTGAGTTGATGCGCAACGTTAATTGCATAGTAAAAGAATTGGCATGTACTATGTTAGTTTGTTGAGTTGGTCATCCTTATTATGTTTTTATAAGTTATTACATACAATATTTTCTATTGAAGATTGCTGGTTTCTTATTCAACTAGCAGATGCATTAATTTCACTTGTATTGAATAATGATTGACTATTAGTGATTCAAGCAGACCAATGCCACTGTCCCATTCTATTGTTTGGATAGATGGATTTAGGCAATCCACttgtttaatttaaattctGTGAACATCAACCACGGCAAAAAGTTTGAAAGTGCGTTTTGCGCTTCTCTTTTGTTGTGCAGCTGCGAGATCTCCTAAAATCTAGAGTTCAATGCTCAGATTTCCTTCAAAAGCTAGAAAATGCTCAAGCATCTGTTCCACAAAACTTAGCTGGTATGTTTTCCAGAAAGTTGGTAACTGTACCTGAAGTCTTATCAGTTTCCTTCTCAAGTGGGATCATGGTAGTAATAGCTTCCTTTTTGATTGTGTTGTAGAAGAAGGAAGTTCGTGGGACATGGTCAATGAGAATGACCTTTGGGAAGGTGGAGATCCTGAGTTAGACGGAGAAGACTATGTTTTAGTTAGGCAAGAAGATATAGTGGATGGTATAGCTTGCTTTATGGCTGCATACCTGTTATCTCTTAAGCAGACTAAGGTATGTATGTTTCCTTAGAAGAAACAGGCCTGATCTTCTTGCTCCTTAAAGTGTTGATTCTTTCCTTTATTTCCTCAAGTTAAAACATAGCTCAATGCAACATCCAGTGTTTTGGTTTTCCTTGTAAATGTGTTTATTTCAATTCATTAAATTGCTTTACTTTTTGACTTCATAAAGAAAATGTTTACCTAGTTTTAATCATCTCTGTCATTTTCTTGTGTTCTTATCCTTATCTTAGCAGTTTGTTTGTACTTTGTCGCCCTCTAGACATAAGAGAATGATATAGTTGCTACTCCACTCATAATTTACTTTCCTCGAAAGTAGAAACtaattaaaattagaaagctAGACTTTGTGGAGTGGCTCACAGCAATCTTAGCGGAGAAGTCCTAGTAGATAAACCTTTCTGCTGTAACTCCCTGATTAAATAGGTGTTTTTGTTCTCAGGAGTTAACcatatttttgtgtatgtaatttgcatcttcttgattcCTTTCTAATACAACatcttacttcatcaaaaaatcaGTCTCCTGGTTCTCCTAATAGTCAGGTCATTTGCTTTCTGTGGTCTGAAGAAATTCCTTCTATAGTAAGCCACTAAAAGCCTGCAAAGATCTAATGCTATCCCCTCTCCCCCAAATTATGACACAATTTACATCCCTATATTTCGACAACTATGTTGCAAATAGTTTTTATATTGCTTGAACaaacttcaattattttttctttgtactGTTCAAAGTAGAATTTGATATGATGTTTTTTCCATTAAGTTCTCTTTTCAATAACCATCCTTATGTTGTTTCCACCAATAGTAATATGTTACGAAACTGAAATCGACATCTTCGATTGTCTACCTTATCAAATGATGTTACATAAAATGaagaaacagagggagtatctcTTCTCCAAAATCTGCCCACTTGTCTTGCTGAATGTCATTTCACATCTCTGTGTTTTGGTCAGAAAGGACCTTGATGTAAGAGCATTAGTTGATAAATTGTCAAAAAAGATATTAGTTGACTAATTGATCAATTTTGGTTGATaagattgaaaataattttccaGT
This genomic window contains:
- the LOC125854530 gene encoding uncharacterized protein LOC125854530 — its product is MEVVEVTGTKPIQLVRAKSNQDRIKVKRKTLEAVLQECQRALELLSTTGSVEEDTDESNSSSDVDRDSLDDSGQGSSTPSADVETDELRDLLKSRVQCSDFLQKLENAQASVPQNLAEEGSSWDMVNENDLWEGGDPELDGEDYVLVRQEDIVDGIACFMAAYLLSLKQTKDLTPNQLQDALSKTFSLKKKKGKLRKAWDGSKVIYNVASWGATAIGIYQNPAILRAASAAFWTSCRVISKLL